Below is a genomic region from Helicobacter pylori.
CCTAATGGCTAACAAGTCTAAAATTTCATCAATATTGACCGCGCCCTTCCGTTGCATCTTAAGATAGATAGAATAAGGGCGTTTCACCCTTGTAACGAGTTTAAAATCCGAATGGCTAAACCCGCTGTCAAAAAGTTTTTTTTCTAACTTGCTCGCAAAAGCGTTGAGTTTTAAGAGTAAAGACTGCTTGTTTTTGTGCAAATATTCCTTGATATTTTTATACTCTTCTGGATAAATATAATAAAAGCTCTTGTCTTCTAATTCATTTTTGATTGAAGACATGCCCAATCGGCTCGCTATGGGGGCATACACCGCTAGAGTCTCTTTAGAAATACGCACTTGCTTGTCATGAGGCAAGGCGTCTAAGGTGAGCATGTTGTGCAACCTGTCGCTAATCTTTACCACTAAGGCTCTTGGATCTTGTATCGCGCCAATTAAAATCTTTCTGAAAGTGAGCGCTGAAACCACCATTCTGGGATCTTGAGAGCTCACCCCTAATTCTTCTTTCCTGATTTCAGTGATTTTAGTGAGCGCATCCACTAAATTAGCCACATCTTTCCCGAATTCTCGCTCAATCATTTCAATCTCACAAGGCGTGTCTTCTACCACATCATGCAAAAGCGCAGCACACACCATCGCCTCATCGCCCCCACAAAACGCCACCAAGCTTGCCACACAAATAGGATGGACAATATAAGGCTCGCCGCTTTTTCTATACTGCCCCTTATGGCTTTTGGTCGCTAAATTTAGGGCGTTTTCAATTTTGGGCGTGAAATCAATTAAAGTCCTTAAGATTTCAATGCCGCCCTTTGGGGTCGTAACTTTTTTAATAACATCAAGAATCCGTAAGAATCCGATATCAACGGATTTATCAATTTCGTTCATCTATCCTGTCTATATCAATTTTCCCTTCAGCGATTTCTCTGATGGCAATATCCACTAATTTATGGCGTTTAGGATCCATATTCACCAAAGTTTTAGCTCCGGCGTTTAATTGCTTCACACGAGCGAAAACCAAATTATCTAGCATGTAGCGGTCGTTCCCAATATTTTTTAAGGCTTGAGCGACTAAACTCTCTGTTCTCTCTTTTTTCAAACTGATCCTTTTATTTTAGAGTTCTATCCAATTGTAAAGGGCTTATTTTACCATAGAAAATACGCCTTGTTGGTGCTTGATCACTTGCAGTAAATTCCCTTTTTTGAACATGTTACACACCACAATGGGGAGCTTATTGTCTTTAGCTAAAGAAATAGCGGTATCGTCCATCACTTCAATATCCCCTATCAAGGCATCGTTATAGCTTAAAGTGTCTAATTTCTTAGCGTCTTTAAACTTGTTGGGGTCTTTGTCGTAAATGCCATCCACTTTAGTCGCTTTAATGATTAGATCCGATCCAATTTCAATCGCTCTTAAAGTGGCAGCCGTATCCGTAGTGAAAAACGGGTTTCCCGTGCCAGCACCAAAAATCACCACCCTACCCTTTTCTAAATGCCTGATCGCTTTTCTGTAAATGTAACTTTCACAAATCTCTTTGATTTCAATCGCGCTCTGCACCCTTGTGTCTAAGCCGATATGCTCTAAAGCTTCTTGCATGGCTACTGCATTAATCACGGTGGCTAACATGCCCATATAATCCCCACTGGTGCGCCTGATAATCCCCCCTTGAGCCGCACTAACCCCCCTAATGATATTGCCTCCACCAATCACAATACCCACTTCAATAGCGTTTTCCACTAAGCTTTTGATCTCTTTAGCGATGTGATCTAACACATGAATGTCAATCCCAAACTGGTTGTCCCCAGCTAACGCTTCCCCAGAAAATTTCACCAAAACCCGTCTGTTTTTTATTTTTGCTTGCATGATCCCTTCTTAAATTAATTATCAATTAATAAAACTTATGATTGTAACCTAATCTTGCTTAAAAACACCCTTTCTAATTTTTAGCCTCTGTTCTTGGCGGATAACTAAAAGCGCTTGGGTTTTTGAATGCGTTTGAATAACAATTCACGATAGAACGCTTTAAGGCCTAATTGTTCTTTTTTGCCTAAAGTATAGTAAATTTTTTGCAAGTAGTTTAGAATGTCTTGGCGTTTTAAGTTGGTTTTTAAAGCGGCTTCTTTAAGGATGTAGTAAGGGATTTTTGTTTTTTGATGTTTGAAAGCTAAAGACAAGCGCTTGTAAAAATCCTTGTTTTGGTAATAACACAAACGCCCAAAAACAAACGGCAAGCGTTTTTTTTCATACCAAAGAGCGGCTAAATCTATAAAATCTTTTTTAGGGTTGGAATAATAAAACTGCAGCGCTTTATTGCCGATTAACACTTCACCCTTTAACCCTAGCGCTTGAGAGAGGGCGTTTGAAGAAGCGCTTTCTTTATCAAAAGCGTTTTCTCTATTTACAACCAGCACGCTTAAAACTTCCTTATAAGCGACAATGCCTAGAGAATGAGAATAAAGAGCGAATGAATGACCGGCAATAGAAGAAATAAAGCCCGCATCAATACGCCTGAATAAAAAACTCTCATTGAGTTTGGAAGGGTAGGTTTTTTTAAGCCGTAAAAATTGTTTGAAATAACAAGGGGTGGGGTAGGATTTGATAAACACATCAAAAGGGAGCATGTTCAAATAATCAATTTTACCAAAACGCACTTAAAATCCTTTTTTGTATCGCATGGTAGCTAAAGTTTCTTACAACTTAACTAAAAGTAAAAAGAGTTTTGTTATCATGGGGTGGTTTGCATTAGCGAGTAATGCTATTTAAAAAGGAGAAATGATGAAAGATTTTTTAGAAGATTACAAAAAAAGCGTTTCAGAAAGAGAAAGTGAGGGGATTCCGCCACTCCCTTTAAACGCTAAACAAGTTCAAGCTGTCGTTGAGATTTTGATAAAAGATCCCACAAACGCCGCTTTCGCTAAAGAATTACTCATTCACAGGGTAAGCCCTGGGGTTGATGAGGGGGCGAAAGTGAAAGCGGAATTTTTAGCCAAATTGTCTCAAAAAAAACTAGAATGCGCACACATTAGCGCTTTAGAAGCGACCACTCTTTTAGGCACGATGCTTGGGGGGTATAATGTAGAGCCTTTGATTATGGGCTTAGAAAGTCAAGACAAAAACATCGCTAAAGAGAGCGCGAAAGCTTTAAAAACCACTCTTTTAGTCTATGGATCGTTTGATAAAATTGCGGCAATGAGCAAAACTAATGCTTTGGCTAAAGAAGTGCTAGAGTCTTGGGCGAACGCCGAATGGTTTTTGAATAAAGAGCCTTTAAATGAATGCATTGAAGCGTGCGTGTTTAAGATTGATGGCGAAACCAATACCGATGATTTAAGCCCAGCGAGCGACGCTTTCACACGAAGCGATATTCCTTTACACGCCAAAGCCATGCTAAAAAACAGGATTGAAAATTACGAACAACGCATTGAAGCGATTAAAACTAAAGGCGTTCCTGTAGCGTATGTGGGCGATGTGGTCGGCACAGGAAGCTCTAGAAAAAGCGCGACAAACTCTATCATGTGGCATTTTGGTAAGGACATTCCTTTTGTGCCTAATAAAAGGAGTGGGGGCATTGTGATTGGGGGGGTGATCGCTCCGATATTCTTTGCGACTTGTGAAGATAGCGGGGCGTTACCCATTGTGGCTGATGTTAAGGATTTAAAAGAGGGCGATAGGATTAAAATCTATCCTTATAAAGGCGAAATCACGCTGAACGATAAAGTGGTCAGTGCCTTTAAGCTAGAGCCTGAAACTTTATTAGACGAAGTCAGGGCTTCTGGGCGTATCCCTTTAATCATCGGTAGGGGTTTGACGAATAAAGCACGTAAATTTTTAGGGCTAGGCGAATCTGAAGCGTTTAAAAAGCCATCCGCTCATAAAAGCGACGCCAAAGGTTACACTTTAGCCCAAAAAATTGTAGGGCATGCTTGTGGGGTAAAAGGGATCTTACCTGGGACTTATTGTGAGCCAAAGGTTACCACCGTGGGCAGTCAAGACACCACAGGAGCGATGACTAGAGATGAAGTTAAAGAATTAGCGAGTTTGAAGTTTGATGCGCCTTTTGTGTTGCAGAGTTTTTGCCATACCGCCGCTTACCCAAAGCCTAGCGATGTGAGTTTGCATGCGAGTTTGCCTGGCTTTATCACTCAAAGAGGCGGTGTGGCGTTGCATCCAGGCGATGGCGTGATCCATACATGGCTAAATCGCATGGGATTGCCTGACACTTTAGGCACAGGGGGGGATAGCCACACCCGTTTCCCTTTAGGCATTAGTTTCCCGGCAGGGAGCGGGTTAGTCGCTTTTGCAGCGGTTACAGGCACGATGCCATTAAACATGCCAGAATCGGTGTTGGTGCGTTTTAAAGGGGAAATGAATCCTGGGATCACCTTAAGGGATTTAGTGAATGCGATCCCTTATTATGCCATTAAAAAAGGGTTACTCACGGTGGAGAAAAAGGGCAAAATCAATGTCTTTAACGGGCGTATTTTAGAGATTGAAGGCTTGCCTGATATTAAAATGGAGCAGGCTTTTGAATTAAGCGATGCGAGTGCAGAAAGGAGCGCGGCGGCTTGCGTGGTGCGTTTGAATAAAGAGCCGATGATCGAATACTTGAAATCCAATATCAAGCTTATTGATGAGATGATTGCAAGCGGTTATGAAGACAAAGAGACTTTGAAAAAACGCAGAGATGCGATGCAAGCTTGGGTGGATAATCCGGTATTGTTAGAGCCAGATAGTAACGCTCAATACGCCGCTGTCATTGAAATTGATGTGGCAGAAATCACTGAGCCTATTTTGGCATGCCCTAATGACCCTGATGATGTCGCTACTTTGAGCGAAGTTTTAGCGGATACGACCGGCAAAAGACCGCACGCTATTGATGAAGTGTTTATTGGCTCTTGCATGACGAATATCGGGCATTTTAGAGCCTTTGGCGAAATCGTTAAAAACGCTCCTCCCAGTCAAGCGCGTCTTTGGGTAGTGCCGCCCAGTAAAATGGATGAACAAGAGCTTATTAATGAGGGCTATTATGCGATTTTTGGGGCTGCTGGGGCAAGGACTGAAGTCCCAGGCTGTAGCTTGTGCATGGGCAATCAAGCGAGGGTTAGGGATAATGCGGTCGTCTTTTCTACTTCCACGCGCAATTTTGATAACCGTATGGGTAGAGGGGCTAAAGTGTATTTAGGCAGCGCGGAGCTTGGGGCGGCGTGTGCTTTACTAGGGAGAATCCCCACTAAAGAAGAATACATGAATTTAGTGAGCGAAAAGCTAGAGAGCCAAAAAGACAAGATCTATCGCTACATGAACTTTAACTTAATGGAGAATTTCAGGCTCTAGTTTTGTTTTCATTAAAAGGGAATGATTCCTTTTATTTAGCTATGGCTGAGTGTTGAGAGAGGATAAAAAGGAGAGTGGTGGTGAAAAAAATCGTTGTGGGTTGGTGCGTGGCGTTGGCTTTTTTGAGCGCGGATCCAGTGCAGGCCAATAAAGCGATCAGTAATGCGGATTTGATTAAAGAGATAAGGGACTTGAAAAAAATAATCAGCGTGCAAAACACTGAGATTAACAATTTAAGAAAGGTGCAAGAAGTGTTGTCTGGGCAATTAGGGGACATGCGTAAGGATATATTAAGCACTAGAGATTATTGCATTAGCTTAAGGCCTTATATCTATAATTGGCGCTAGGGGGATCATCAAAGCATGAGAGCATGCGCCATTTGTTCCTTTGAGGCAATCCTTTAATGGTTGAAAAATTAAAGTTGGGGGGTTTGGTTTTCGCTTTGTGTCCTTGTAATGGGGATTTTATAGAGTTTGAGTATTTAAAAAGCGCGTTTAATCTCGCACACCTTAAAAAAAGCCCTCTTGTTGGGTTGTAGGGGCGGGATTAGTTTCTTTGTTAGGGTTAAATATCCTATAATAAAATTTTAGGAAATTCAGTTTAAAAGATATTAAAAAATGCCATACGCCTTAAGAAAAAGATTTTTCAAACGCCTTGCGCTGATTGCTTCAACTTTTTGCGCAATAAGCTTGAACGCTAAAAGCTATCTGTTTTCCCCTTTGCCCCCAGTGCACCAGCAAATCATTAAGACAGAGCCTTGCTCTTTGGAATGCTTGAAAGACTTGATGCTACAAAATCAAATCTTTTCTTTCGTGTCTCAATACGATAACAACAACCAAGATGAGAGCCTTAAAACTTATTACAAAGACATACTCAATAAACTCAACCCCGTATTCATCGCTTCTCAAACTCCAGCTAAAGACAGCTATGAGCCTAAGATTGAATTAGCGGTTTTATTGCCTAAAAAGGTGGTGGGGCGTTATGCGATTTCAGTGATGAACACCCTTTTAGCGTATTTGAACACCAGAAACAACGATTTCAATATCCAAGTCTTTGACAGCGATGGAGAGAGTCCTGAAAAATTAGAGCAAACCTATAAAGAAATTGAAAAAGAAAAATTCCCTTTTGTGATAGCCTTATTGACTAAAGAAGGCGTGGAAAATTTGATCCAAAACACCACCATTAGCACCCCTACTTATGTGCCTACGGTGAATAGAGCGCAATTAGAAAATCAAACTGATCGTTCTTTAAGCGAGCGCTTGTATTTTGGGGGGATTGACTATAAAGAGCAATTAGGCATGCTAACGGCTTTCATTAGCCCTAATTCGCCCGTGATTGAATACGATGATGATGGCTTAATAGGCGAACGCTTGAGGCAAATCACGGAGTCTTTAAACATTGCAGTCAAACACCAAGAAAACATTTCTTACAAGCAAGCCACGAGTTTTTCTAAAAATTTTAGAAAAAATGATGCGTTTTTTAAAAATTCTACCTTGATTTTAAACACCCCTACCACTAAAAGCGGTCTAATCCTTTCTCAAATAGGGCTTTTAGAATACAAGCCCTTTAAAATCCTTTCCACACAAATCAATTTCAACCCCTCTTTACTCTTGCTCACCCAGCCTAAAGACAGAAAAAATTTATTCATTGTCAATGCCTTACAAAATAGCGATGAAACGCTTATAGAATACGCCTCCTTATTGGAGAGCGATTTAAGGCATGATTGGGTGAATTATTCCAGCGCGATAGGGCTAGAGGTGTTTTTAAACACGCTAGATCCGCATTTTAAAAAATCTTTTCAAGAGAGTTTAGAAGACAATCAAGTCCGTTACCACAATCAAATCTATCAGGCTTTGGGGTATTCTTTTGAGCCGATAAAAAATGAAAGTGCAACCAAAAAAGAATAATATTTAGATAATTATTTGAATACTTTTATTTTTAATGGGTTTTTTAATAAAATTGGAATATGATGCGAGCGAAAATTAAACAAAGGTTATTCTGTGTTAAAATTTCAAAAATTACCTCTATTGTTTGTTTTTATTCTTTACAATCAAAGCCCTTTATTGGCTTTTGATTATAAGTTTAGCGGGGTAGCGGAATCTTTTTCTAAAGTGGGGTTTAACCATTCCAAGCTCAATTCCAAAGAAGGCAT
It encodes:
- a CDS encoding DNA-directed RNA polymerase subunit omega, which produces MKKERTESLVAQALKNIGNDRYMLDNLVFARVKQLNAGAKTLVNMDPKRHKLVDIAIREIAEGKIDIDRIDERN
- the pyrH gene encoding UMP kinase; translated protein: MQAKIKNRRVLVKFSGEALAGDNQFGIDIHVLDHIAKEIKSLVENAIEVGIVIGGGNIIRGVSAAQGGIIRRTSGDYMGMLATVINAVAMQEALEHIGLDTRVQSAIEIKEICESYIYRKAIRHLEKGRVVIFGAGTGNPFFTTDTAATLRAIEIGSDLIIKATKVDGIYDKDPNKFKDAKKLDTLSYNDALIGDIEVMDDTAISLAKDNKLPIVVCNMFKKGNLLQVIKHQQGVFSMVK
- a CDS encoding menaquinone biosynthetic enzyme MqnA/MqnD family protein; this encodes MRFGKIDYLNMLPFDVFIKSYPTPCYFKQFLRLKKTYPSKLNESFLFRRIDAGFISSIAGHSFALYSHSLGIVAYKEVLSVLVVNRENAFDKESASSNALSQALGLKGEVLIGNKALQFYYSNPKKDFIDLAALWYEKKRLPFVFGRLCYYQNKDFYKRLSLAFKHQKTKIPYYILKEAALKTNLKRQDILNYLQKIYYTLGKKEQLGLKAFYRELLFKRIQKPKRF
- the acnB gene encoding bifunctional aconitate hydratase 2/2-methylisocitrate dehydratase, with the protein product MKDFLEDYKKSVSERESEGIPPLPLNAKQVQAVVEILIKDPTNAAFAKELLIHRVSPGVDEGAKVKAEFLAKLSQKKLECAHISALEATTLLGTMLGGYNVEPLIMGLESQDKNIAKESAKALKTTLLVYGSFDKIAAMSKTNALAKEVLESWANAEWFLNKEPLNECIEACVFKIDGETNTDDLSPASDAFTRSDIPLHAKAMLKNRIENYEQRIEAIKTKGVPVAYVGDVVGTGSSRKSATNSIMWHFGKDIPFVPNKRSGGIVIGGVIAPIFFATCEDSGALPIVADVKDLKEGDRIKIYPYKGEITLNDKVVSAFKLEPETLLDEVRASGRIPLIIGRGLTNKARKFLGLGESEAFKKPSAHKSDAKGYTLAQKIVGHACGVKGILPGTYCEPKVTTVGSQDTTGAMTRDEVKELASLKFDAPFVLQSFCHTAAYPKPSDVSLHASLPGFITQRGGVALHPGDGVIHTWLNRMGLPDTLGTGGDSHTRFPLGISFPAGSGLVAFAAVTGTMPLNMPESVLVRFKGEMNPGITLRDLVNAIPYYAIKKGLLTVEKKGKINVFNGRILEIEGLPDIKMEQAFELSDASAERSAAACVVRLNKEPMIEYLKSNIKLIDEMIASGYEDKETLKKRRDAMQAWVDNPVLLEPDSNAQYAAVIEIDVAEITEPILACPNDPDDVATLSEVLADTTGKRPHAIDEVFIGSCMTNIGHFRAFGEIVKNAPPSQARLWVVPPSKMDEQELINEGYYAIFGAAGARTEVPGCSLCMGNQARVRDNAVVFSTSTRNFDNRMGRGAKVYLGSAELGAACALLGRIPTKEEYMNLVSEKLESQKDKIYRYMNFNLMENFRL
- a CDS encoding IS701 family transposase; protein product: MPYALRKRFFKRLALIASTFCAISLNAKSYLFSPLPPVHQQIIKTEPCSLECLKDLMLQNQIFSFVSQYDNNNQDESLKTYYKDILNKLNPVFIASQTPAKDSYEPKIELAVLLPKKVVGRYAISVMNTLLAYLNTRNNDFNIQVFDSDGESPEKLEQTYKEIEKEKFPFVIALLTKEGVENLIQNTTISTPTYVPTVNRAQLENQTDRSLSERLYFGGIDYKEQLGMLTAFISPNSPVIEYDDDGLIGERLRQITESLNIAVKHQENISYKQATSFSKNFRKNDAFFKNSTLILNTPTTKSGLILSQIGLLEYKPFKILSTQINFNPSLLLLTQPKDRKNLFIVNALQNSDETLIEYASLLESDLRHDWVNYSSAIGLEVFLNTLDPHFKKSFQESLEDNQVRYHNQIYQALGYSFEPIKNESATKKE